The DNA sequence GCCTTGGGGGCGAGCAGCCAGAGCCCGCGATCATCCTGACGGAGACGGAAGACGGTGCGGCCGACGACGCCGGTCGCCAGCGTCGCGCCGCCTTCGGCGGCGTGAGACGTCCACCGGAAAGTCTGTCCGGAATGCAGCGTCCGGGCAAGGTGCAGCGTATCCGCGCCGGCGAGCCGCACCGCCACGTCACACCTGTGGGATAGGGACGATCGCGTCCACGACGAACTGCGACCAGGTTTCGAGCTTCGGATACACCTCGCGGAGCTCCTCCGGCGTCGCGAACGCGCCTTGAAGCTTGGCGGTCTCGCGGATCCGGACGTCGGTCGAGGGAAGGTCTACGACGTAGACGAGGCCGAAGTGGACGCTTCCCACCGCCTCCTCGTCGTCGTTGAGCACGCCCACGGCCTGGGCCTGCCACCCCGGCGGAACCTCAACCTCCTCCGTGAGTTCCCGCCGCATGCCGGCCTCAACCGGATCGATGGCATCCCCGACATCCTCCGGGTTGATGTGGCCGCCGATGCCGATCGAGAATTTCTCCCGCAGGCGCG is a window from the bacterium genome containing:
- a CDS encoding phosphoesterase, encoding MPEEVLVVRRAQLFPAGAFHGFSSEGIDRYLATIAAHAVFAARDRVEHDPSLKQIIPYVVLRHQQSIFLVWRTRAGSEARLREKFSIGIGGHINPEDVGDAIDPVEAGMRRELTEEVEVPPGWQAQAVGVLNDDEEAVGSVHFGLVYVVDLPSTDVRIRETAKLQGAFATPEELREVYPKLETWSQFVVDAIVPIPQV